Proteins co-encoded in one Pieris napi chromosome 10, ilPieNapi1.2, whole genome shotgun sequence genomic window:
- the LOC125053288 gene encoding ribosomal protein S6 kinase-like 1 isoform X2 produces the protein MSTRDKWVRRFSVDETAKHKSGFTIYKITSVLFPIDSPEAVTVVSVWKRYSDIQQLHKSMKTLHAGLYLRGTFPPLAKSSFFKRFQQEVIEERAKSIKELLEFVAEHKLLFTSTDFVNFLQSGYPDPEPKGVINAIRSSLQLPIEDAPPLEYQTSDDDTKSPENKNLQSSTTSPVHSSIPTDISQIPIYEAADVELRVSSRKTDSNSNSFESLNSLDSISSDLYDELSKVTINKIKPLVRKNVLPDLINFDAPSTSKFDDYHTMPKRFDGSSVDTMSINSSMMSEVDGVVKESRNLSISQNTETMSKYDTSSLRSIGFDRTRRSSSYSVLSLSGMECKTKTEDSYVFEAGYLLNLAARSEDLGEYQRAFEFYKSGIEKMLIGVQSDSDPERRALIKEKTNKYLSYAEDIYKNHLSGAEQSLLPEREIDTPKSIHCGIPLSMLRRPYEELAMYRVLAVLGNTMMLVLHKTEQTCYAMKVIQKVPQNLTEFDNYFQRTHDTREPILPTLIPYMVPLHAYIDTNNLIFLILSYAPGQKLFDYIKNYAKSVPNTPRRVNLENVFPKETHSENNVPTDVNRNEELSVKELVTSSQKLLLDVDKALTEKGDSDVKNENRDVPSPSVKLSKSPRDVLPPSTICMWGAEILTALESLHNAGVICRDLNPSNVLLSDGGQIILTYFIHHSGMDMALSQIRRSPWSIYIAPELYTHVYMEEDGLDKVCDYWSFGAIVYELICGVPLSEYHKSTFTSHTILQLPEGLSVEVESLLTQLLTYEPSERLGGGKDGINEIKEHPYFKHIDWQHVYNNWIVPD, from the exons ATGTCTACCAGAGATAAATGGGTGCGGCGGTTCTCAGTCGACGAAACCGCAAAACATAAAAGTggttttactatttataaaataacatctGTT cTTTTCCCTATAGATTCCCCTGAAGCAGTGACAGTAGTATCTGTATGGAAAAGGTACAGCGATATTCAGCAATTACACAAGAGTATGAAGACATTACATGCTGGCTTATACTTACGAGGAACATTTCCACCTCTGGCTAAAAGTAGTTTCTTTAAACGATTTCAACAAGAG GTGATAGAAGAAAGAGCAAAATCAATAAAAGAACTATTGGAGTTTGTGGCTGAACATAAACTGCTTTTTACAAGTACAGATTTTGTGAATTTTCTTCAG tctGGCTACCCTGATCCAGAGCCAAAGGGAGTTATAAATGCAATTAGATCCTCTCTCCAGCTGCCTATTGAAGATGCACCTCCACTTGAGTATCAGACATCTGATGATGATACCAAGAGTCCAGAGA ataaaaatcttCAATCATCAACTACAAGTCCAGTACATTCGAGTATACCAACGGACATATCACAAATACCAATTTATGAAGCCGCTGATGTCGAATTGCGAGTATCGAGTCGAAAAACCGATTCGAATTCAAACAGTTTTGAGTCACTTAACTCACTCGATAGTATTTCCAGTGATCTATACGATGAACTGAGTAAAGTTactataaacaaaatcaaGCCCCTTGTTAGAAAGAATGTGTTGCccgatttaattaattttgatgcGCCATCCACGTCCAAATTCGATGATTATCACACAATGCCAAAACGATTCGATGGATCGAGTGTCGATACTATGTCGATTAATTCTTCTATGATGTCGGAGGTGGATGGAGTTGTTAAAGAATCTAGAAATCTATCGATCTCACAAAATACAGAAACAATGAGTAAATATGACACGTCTTCGTTGCGATCGATTGGGTTCGATAGAACGCGGCGCAGTTCGTCATATAGTGTTTTGTCCCTGTCTGGTATGGAATGTAAAACAAAGACAGAGGATAGTTATGTATTCGAAGCTgggtatttattaaatttggcGGCGAGAAGTGAAGATTTGGGTGAATATCAAAGGGCATTTGAGTTCTACAAATCTGGCATTGAGAAGATGCTTATTGGTGTACAAT cTGATTCGGATCCGGAAAGGCGGGCGttgataaaagaaaaaaccaataaatatCTATCGTATGCCGaagatatttataagaatcATTTGAGCGGCGCAGAACAAAGT CTATTACCAGAGCGAGAGATAGACACTCCAAAATCAATCCATTGCGGGATTCCCCTATCAATGCTTCGGCGACCGTATGAAGAATTGGCAATGTATCGCGTACTGGCAGTTCTTGGGAATACCATGATGTTGGTACTGCATAAGACTGAGCAAACTTGCTACGCCATGAAG GTCATTCAAAAAGTCCCACAAAATCTGACAGAATTTGACAATTACTTCCAACGCACTCACGACACAAGAGAACCAATTCTACCAACGCTCATACCGTATATGGTGCCCCTTCACGCCTACATAgacacaaataatttaatttttctcataCTATCATACGCGCCTGGACAGAAACTATTCGATTATATCAAGAACTATGCAAAATCCGTCCCAAACACACCAAGGAGAGTGAATTTAGAAAATGTCTTCCCCAAAGAAACACATTCGGAGAATAATGTTCCGACAGATGTGAATCGAAATGAAGAATTGTCGGTCAAGGAATTGGTTACTAGTTCTCAGAAGTTGTTGTTAGACGTTGATAAAGCGTTGACAGAGAAAGGTGATAGTGATGTGAAGAACGAGAATAGGGATGTGCCTAGTCCTAGTGTTAAG TTATCAAAATCGCCCCGTGACGTGCTTCCACCTTCAACAATATGTATGTGGGGAGCGGAAATACTGACTGCGTTAGAAAGTTTACACAACGCTGGTGTTATTTGTCG TGACTTAAATCCATCAAACGTCCTCTTATCTGATGGTGGTCAGATCATTTTGACGTACTTCATCCACCACTCCGGTATGGATATGGCATTATCCCAAATCCGGCGGTCTCCTTGGAGTATATACATTGCCCCGGAGTTATATACTCATGTTTATATGGAAGAGGATGGATTGGACAAAGTTTGTGATTATTGGAGCTTTGGGGCGATCGTGTATGAGCTTATTTGTGGAGTG CCTCTATCGGAGTACCACAAGTCAACTTTCACGAGCCATACAATCTTACAGCTTCCCGAAGGTCTCAGTGTTGAGGTGGAATCTCTGCTCACTCAG CTCCTAACATATGAACCTTCGGAGCGTCTCGGCGGCGGTAAAGATggtataaatgaaataaaggAACATCCCTACTTTAAACATATCGACTGGCAACACGTCTACAATAATTGGATCGTCCCGGATTGA
- the LOC125053288 gene encoding ribosomal protein S6 kinase-like 1 isoform X1 codes for MSTRDKWVRRFSVDETAKHKSGFTIYKITSVLFPIDSPEAVTVVSVWKRYSDIQQLHKSMKTLHAGLYLRGTFPPLAKSSFFKRFQQEVIEERAKSIKELLEFVAEHKLLFTSTDFVNFLQSGYPDPEPKGVINAIRSSLQLPIEDAPPLEYQTSDDDTKSPESKKLYICKLYNYTGYFFIYKNLQSSTTSPVHSSIPTDISQIPIYEAADVELRVSSRKTDSNSNSFESLNSLDSISSDLYDELSKVTINKIKPLVRKNVLPDLINFDAPSTSKFDDYHTMPKRFDGSSVDTMSINSSMMSEVDGVVKESRNLSISQNTETMSKYDTSSLRSIGFDRTRRSSSYSVLSLSGMECKTKTEDSYVFEAGYLLNLAARSEDLGEYQRAFEFYKSGIEKMLIGVQSDSDPERRALIKEKTNKYLSYAEDIYKNHLSGAEQSLLPEREIDTPKSIHCGIPLSMLRRPYEELAMYRVLAVLGNTMMLVLHKTEQTCYAMKVIQKVPQNLTEFDNYFQRTHDTREPILPTLIPYMVPLHAYIDTNNLIFLILSYAPGQKLFDYIKNYAKSVPNTPRRVNLENVFPKETHSENNVPTDVNRNEELSVKELVTSSQKLLLDVDKALTEKGDSDVKNENRDVPSPSVKLSKSPRDVLPPSTICMWGAEILTALESLHNAGVICRDLNPSNVLLSDGGQIILTYFIHHSGMDMALSQIRRSPWSIYIAPELYTHVYMEEDGLDKVCDYWSFGAIVYELICGVPLSEYHKSTFTSHTILQLPEGLSVEVESLLTQLLTYEPSERLGGGKDGINEIKEHPYFKHIDWQHVYNNWIVPD; via the exons ATGTCTACCAGAGATAAATGGGTGCGGCGGTTCTCAGTCGACGAAACCGCAAAACATAAAAGTggttttactatttataaaataacatctGTT cTTTTCCCTATAGATTCCCCTGAAGCAGTGACAGTAGTATCTGTATGGAAAAGGTACAGCGATATTCAGCAATTACACAAGAGTATGAAGACATTACATGCTGGCTTATACTTACGAGGAACATTTCCACCTCTGGCTAAAAGTAGTTTCTTTAAACGATTTCAACAAGAG GTGATAGAAGAAAGAGCAAAATCAATAAAAGAACTATTGGAGTTTGTGGCTGAACATAAACTGCTTTTTACAAGTACAGATTTTGTGAATTTTCTTCAG tctGGCTACCCTGATCCAGAGCCAAAGGGAGTTATAAATGCAATTAGATCCTCTCTCCAGCTGCCTATTGAAGATGCACCTCCACTTGAGTATCAGACATCTGATGATGATACCAAGAGTCCAGAGAGTAAGaaactatatatttgtaaattatataactatactggttatttttttatat ataaaaatcttCAATCATCAACTACAAGTCCAGTACATTCGAGTATACCAACGGACATATCACAAATACCAATTTATGAAGCCGCTGATGTCGAATTGCGAGTATCGAGTCGAAAAACCGATTCGAATTCAAACAGTTTTGAGTCACTTAACTCACTCGATAGTATTTCCAGTGATCTATACGATGAACTGAGTAAAGTTactataaacaaaatcaaGCCCCTTGTTAGAAAGAATGTGTTGCccgatttaattaattttgatgcGCCATCCACGTCCAAATTCGATGATTATCACACAATGCCAAAACGATTCGATGGATCGAGTGTCGATACTATGTCGATTAATTCTTCTATGATGTCGGAGGTGGATGGAGTTGTTAAAGAATCTAGAAATCTATCGATCTCACAAAATACAGAAACAATGAGTAAATATGACACGTCTTCGTTGCGATCGATTGGGTTCGATAGAACGCGGCGCAGTTCGTCATATAGTGTTTTGTCCCTGTCTGGTATGGAATGTAAAACAAAGACAGAGGATAGTTATGTATTCGAAGCTgggtatttattaaatttggcGGCGAGAAGTGAAGATTTGGGTGAATATCAAAGGGCATTTGAGTTCTACAAATCTGGCATTGAGAAGATGCTTATTGGTGTACAAT cTGATTCGGATCCGGAAAGGCGGGCGttgataaaagaaaaaaccaataaatatCTATCGTATGCCGaagatatttataagaatcATTTGAGCGGCGCAGAACAAAGT CTATTACCAGAGCGAGAGATAGACACTCCAAAATCAATCCATTGCGGGATTCCCCTATCAATGCTTCGGCGACCGTATGAAGAATTGGCAATGTATCGCGTACTGGCAGTTCTTGGGAATACCATGATGTTGGTACTGCATAAGACTGAGCAAACTTGCTACGCCATGAAG GTCATTCAAAAAGTCCCACAAAATCTGACAGAATTTGACAATTACTTCCAACGCACTCACGACACAAGAGAACCAATTCTACCAACGCTCATACCGTATATGGTGCCCCTTCACGCCTACATAgacacaaataatttaatttttctcataCTATCATACGCGCCTGGACAGAAACTATTCGATTATATCAAGAACTATGCAAAATCCGTCCCAAACACACCAAGGAGAGTGAATTTAGAAAATGTCTTCCCCAAAGAAACACATTCGGAGAATAATGTTCCGACAGATGTGAATCGAAATGAAGAATTGTCGGTCAAGGAATTGGTTACTAGTTCTCAGAAGTTGTTGTTAGACGTTGATAAAGCGTTGACAGAGAAAGGTGATAGTGATGTGAAGAACGAGAATAGGGATGTGCCTAGTCCTAGTGTTAAG TTATCAAAATCGCCCCGTGACGTGCTTCCACCTTCAACAATATGTATGTGGGGAGCGGAAATACTGACTGCGTTAGAAAGTTTACACAACGCTGGTGTTATTTGTCG TGACTTAAATCCATCAAACGTCCTCTTATCTGATGGTGGTCAGATCATTTTGACGTACTTCATCCACCACTCCGGTATGGATATGGCATTATCCCAAATCCGGCGGTCTCCTTGGAGTATATACATTGCCCCGGAGTTATATACTCATGTTTATATGGAAGAGGATGGATTGGACAAAGTTTGTGATTATTGGAGCTTTGGGGCGATCGTGTATGAGCTTATTTGTGGAGTG CCTCTATCGGAGTACCACAAGTCAACTTTCACGAGCCATACAATCTTACAGCTTCCCGAAGGTCTCAGTGTTGAGGTGGAATCTCTGCTCACTCAG CTCCTAACATATGAACCTTCGGAGCGTCTCGGCGGCGGTAAAGATggtataaatgaaataaaggAACATCCCTACTTTAAACATATCGACTGGCAACACGTCTACAATAATTGGATCGTCCCGGATTGA
- the LOC125052893 gene encoding tektin-4-like has translation MTTLTTFPEDDRCPKVCNDIGAFKKAEKSPEQALEEVKISEQKTSDVEPKVEQTFSSAPQNPVEAMRPAPSGYEYLPNLKPGADGKVDWTPLGGMTGTRPGVNKYSISRYSLSEWRKHNDMVLDPEIITESNIVEYNAKTSMMQAFGNIDKQQSENCKRLKQKARDIFRWKVEVERACKAITEEVEMLEIERQRLKGASRVLMLPESISKECLDLRSNRFEPDLVADAAEQELIKEMNLVSEVRATLKNTLNQINEQLAINKAAKHRIEFDWCDKAMAYNTETINLSLNPKSNTILFRPGATRFGDFTAPLEYWEFFCRENVQSCEAARQKSTDLRGSLNAILVNGGRKLRTQADKTDISIAETVAITQELCTKLEETLLSTLQRLADTECLIDTLHESIRKMDAAMKLAQTRLDNRNNWRPHGENVRDQPHLGLIEEVKKIHETVTSLLGQLRNSERVRKDLMNKRITLEREIASKRKTLNIDRDRIGIIRSHYPSASELAGY, from the coding sequence atgacCACATTGACAACTTTTCCTGAAGACGATAGATGCCCAAAAGTATGTAATGATATTGGAGCTTTTAAAAAGGCTGAAAAATCGCCTGAACAGGCATTGGAGGAAGTTAAAATCTCTGAACAAAAAACATCTGATGTTGAACCTAAAGTCGAACAAACGTTTAGTTCAGCTCCTCAAAATCCAGTGGAGGCAATGAGGCCTGCACCTTCTGGATATGAATATCTACCCAATCTTAAACCTGGGGCAGATGGTAAAGTAGATTGGACGCCTCTTGGTGGAATGACTGGTACAAGACCTGGCGTCAACAAATACAGCATCAGCAGATATTCCCTCAGCGAATGGCGGAAACACAATGACATGGTCCTTGATCCTGAAATTATAACTGAATCAAATATTGTTGAATATAATGCCAAAACTTCTATGATGCAGGCATTTGGCAATATCGATAAACAACAGAGCGAAAACTGCAAACGATTGAAGCAAAAAGCGCGGGATATATTTAGATGGAAAGTCGAAGTTGAACGAGCATGTAAAGCTATAACAGAAGAAGTGGAAATGTTGGAAATAGAACGACAGCGATTAAAGGGGGCTTCGAGAGTTTTGATGTTGCCTGAATCAATATCGAAAGAATGCTTAGATCTTCGTTCAAACAGATTCGAACCAGATCTGGTTGCTGATGCCGCTGAACAAGAATTAATCAAAGAAATGAACTTAGTAAGTGAAGTAAGGGCCACACttaaaaacacattaaatcaaattaatgaACAATTAGCCATCAATAAGGCTGCTAAACACAGAATCGAATTTGACTGGTGTGATAAAGCAATGGCTTATAATActgaaacaattaatttaagcCTTAATCCTAAATCCAATACGATTTTGTTCAGACCTGGAGCTACTCGGTTCGGTGACTTTACTGCACCTTTGGAATATTGGGAATTCTTTTGCAGAGAAAACGTGCAAAGCTGTGAAGCTGCAAGACAAAAGTCAACAGATCTTCGTGGAAGTCTTAATGCTATCCTCGTGAATGGTGGTAGAAAGCTTCGTACCCAGGCAGATAAGACAGACATTTCTATAGCCGAAACTGTAGCTATAACTCAGGAACTATGCACTAAATTAGAAGAAACTTTACTCTCTACGCTACAGAGATTAGCAGATACGGAATGTTTAATTGACACTTTACATGAATCGATTAGAAAAATGGATGCAGCTATGAAATTAGCTCAAACACGACTAGATAACAGAAATAATTGGAGGCCACATGGGGAGAACGTTAGAGACCAACCACATTTGGGCTTGATAGAGGAAGTTAAAAAGATTCACGAGACGGTTACGTCACTTCTTGGTCAATTGAGGAACTCGGAGAGAGTCAGGAAAGATTTGATGAATAAACGGATCACTTTAGAAAGAGAAATTGcatcaaaaagaaaaactttgaACATTGACAGAGATAGAATTGGAATTATAAGATCTCATTATCCATCAGCCTCAGAATTGGCtggatattaa
- the LOC125052892 gene encoding tektin-4-like produces the protein MANPAKTCPQICPTMNKGEEKKVYKEAGESRGGQQTNAAPYVPGMIKPPETKVYPPGAPPRYLPQPTDSTSGDILGMGPIAPWAAGHIDWTPQAGSTGVRPVVDKYSITRYSTGEWRKTNEYTLTPRATDKAKALEKQTKQDINDAFSNLDNKLNDSNNKLDKRVKVLSHWKKEVEKALNAITDEINTLDEDRAKLKGACRILMMPEAISRECLELRTGRYEPDLVRDEAEQELIKEVAIVGEVRRVFLNTLAKVETQMERNKAAKSSIEFDWGDKMSSLLVDRKNLSLSPESNLVQWHPGVARWPENATTLEYWEHFCAESIRNCEEVRKMSVDLRGDLMTNIKMGSQDMKLQADRTNAALAETVAATEELCEKLQENLKENLQKIADIENLIIYLKDSLRKVDERNKCVMTRLFARNYERPNVENCRDEAQYALMAEAKFIKETSESLQDKIRQAQTVRSELMKYRGELEKDIACKRKSLNIDQDRCDRVRAHMPTPEEFAAG, from the coding sequence ATGGCGAATCCTGCTAAAACTTGCCCACAAATCTGCCCTACTATGAATAAAGGTGAAGAGAAAAAAGTGTACAAGGAAGCTGGAGAATCGAGGGGTGGGCAACAAACTAATGCCGCGCCTTATGTCCCTGGTATGATTAAGCCACCGGAAACCAAAGTATATCCTCCTGGAGCACCACCAAGATATTTACCTCAACCTACTGATAGTACAAGTGGCGATATATTAGGTATGGGTCCAATTGCTCCTTGGGCTGCTGGCCATATTGATTGGACACCCCAAGCAGGGTCCACAGGTGTGCGGCCCGTCGTTGACAAATATTCAATAACGAGATATTCTACGGGTGAATGGAGGAAAACTAATGAATATACTCTTACGCCTCGGGCCACAGATAAAGCAAAAGCACTTGAGAAACAGACCAAGCAAGATATAAATGATGCATTTAGTAATCTGGATAATAAATTGAATGattctaataataaacttgataAACGCGTGAAAGTTCTATCTCATTGGAAAAAGGAGGTTGAAAAAGCGCTTAATGCAATCACTgatgaaataaatactttagatGAAGATCGAGCTAAATTAAAAGGAGCATGCAGAATATTGATGATGCCAGAAGCAATTTCCAGGGAATGCTTGGAATTAAGAACTGGTAGATATGAACCGGATTTAGTAAGAGATGAAGCTGAACAAGAGTTGATTAAAGAAGTAGCTATTGTCGGAGAGGTGAGAAGAGTATTTCTAAATACTTTGGCTAAAGTCGAGACACAGATGGAGAGAAATAAAGCCGCGAAATCATCAATTGAGTTCGATTGGGGCGACAAAATGTCTAGCTTACTAGTCGACCGAAAGAATTTATCGCTCTCCCCAGAATCAAATTTAGTACAGTGGCATCCAGGCGTAGCGCGATGGCCGGAAAATGCAACCACTTTAGAATACTGGGAACATTTCTGTGCAGAGAGTATAAGGAACTGTGAAGAGGTCAGGAAAATGTCAGTCGATTTGCGAGGAGATCTCAtgactaatattaaaatgggCAGTCAAGATATGAAGCTACAGGCCGACAGAACAAACGCAGCTTTAGCAGAAACTGTTGCTGCAACCGAAGAGCTTTGTGAAAAATTACAAGAAAACCTAAAGGAAAATCTACAAAAGATTGCAGATATTGAAAacctcattatttatttaaaagattcaTTAAGAAAAGTGGATGAGAGGAACAAGTGTGTTATGACTAGGTTATTCGCCAGGAATTATGAGCGACCGAATGTTGAAAATTGCAGGGACGAAGCGCAGTATGCTTTAATGGCTGAAGCtaaatttattaaggaaaCATCAGAGTCCTTGCAGGATAAAATTCGTCAGGCTCAAACAGTGCGTTCGGAACTCATGAAATATAGAGGAGAACTAGAAAAGGATATCGCATGTAAGCGGAAGAGTCTTAACATTGATCAGGACAGGTGCGATAGGGTTCGCGCTCATATGCCTACACCTGAGGAATTCGCGGCTggttaa